In the Novosphingobium sp. 9 genome, one interval contains:
- the argH gene encoding argininosuccinate lyase, which translates to MWGGRFAEGPSAIMREINASIPFDKALWRQDIAASKAHVAMLGACGIVSAADAVTIRDGLDAVAAEYEVSGVPENWDLEDIHMTTESRLAELIGPAAGRLHTARSRNDQVATDFRLWVRDAMDQAISGLDALQVALVSRAGEHADSIMPGFTHLQTAQPVTLGHHLMAYYEMIGRDRSRFADARKRMNRSPLGAAALAGTGFPIDRTMTAQALGFDAPTDNSLDSVSDRDFALDYLMAASQCALHLSRLAEEFIIWASQPFGFVALPDSLSTGSSIMPQKKNPDAAELVRGHSGRITGCLMALMMTMKGLPLAYSKDMQDDKPPVFEAAGLLALSIAAMTGMVAETRFKTDRMRSAAELGFATATDLADWLVREGDIPFREAHHITGAAVKLAETRGLALDQLPLDDLKAIDSRIDERVFKALSVEASVAARKSHGGTAPDQVRLRVAEARVALGLE; encoded by the coding sequence ATGTGGGGCGGACGGTTCGCGGAAGGACCGTCGGCGATCATGCGCGAGATAAATGCCTCGATCCCCTTCGACAAGGCGCTGTGGCGTCAGGACATCGCCGCCAGCAAGGCACATGTCGCGATGCTGGGCGCCTGCGGGATCGTTTCGGCGGCAGACGCCGTGACGATCCGCGACGGTCTGGACGCGGTCGCAGCGGAGTACGAAGTCAGCGGAGTCCCGGAAAACTGGGACCTCGAAGACATTCACATGACCACCGAGAGCCGCCTCGCAGAACTGATCGGCCCGGCGGCAGGCCGTCTGCATACCGCACGCAGCCGCAACGATCAGGTCGCCACCGATTTCCGCCTCTGGGTCCGCGATGCGATGGATCAGGCGATCTCTGGCCTCGATGCCCTGCAGGTCGCGCTCGTTTCGCGTGCGGGTGAGCATGCCGATTCGATCATGCCCGGCTTCACCCACCTCCAGACCGCGCAGCCGGTCACGCTGGGCCACCACCTGATGGCCTATTACGAGATGATCGGGCGCGACCGCTCGCGTTTCGCCGATGCCCGCAAGCGCATGAATCGCAGCCCGCTGGGCGCAGCGGCGCTGGCCGGCACCGGGTTCCCCATCGACCGCACGATGACCGCGCAGGCGCTGGGCTTCGATGCGCCGACCGACAACAGCCTCGATTCGGTGTCCGACCGCGACTTCGCGCTCGATTACCTGATGGCCGCCAGCCAGTGCGCGCTGCACCTCTCGCGTCTGGCCGAGGAGTTCATCATCTGGGCAAGCCAGCCCTTCGGCTTCGTCGCGCTGCCCGACAGTCTTTCGACCGGCAGCTCGATCATGCCGCAGAAGAAGAACCCGGACGCTGCCGAACTGGTGCGCGGCCACTCGGGGCGGATCACCGGCTGCCTGATGGCGCTGATGATGACGATGAAGGGCCTGCCGCTCGCCTATTCGAAGGACATGCAGGACGACAAGCCGCCGGTATTCGAGGCCGCCGGGCTGCTGGCGCTGTCGATCGCGGCGATGACCGGCATGGTCGCCGAGACCCGCTTCAAGACCGACCGCATGCGCAGCGCCGCCGAACTCGGCTTTGCGACCGCGACCGACCTTGCCGACTGGCTGGTGCGCGAGGGGGACATTCCCTTCCGCGAGGCGCATCACATCACCGGTGCGGCGGTCAAGCTCGCCGAGACGCGGGGGCTTGCGCTCGATCAGTTGCCGCTGGACGATTTGAAAGCCATCGACAGCCGCATCGACGAGCGCGTATTCAAGGCGCTCTCGGTCGAGGCCTCGGTCGCCGCGCGCAAGTCGCACGGCGGCACGGCGCCCGATCAGGTTCGTCTGCGCGTGGCCGAGGCGCGCGTGGCGCTCGGTCTGGAGTGA
- a CDS encoding TlpA family protein disulfide reductase — protein sequence MLSSKSLKSLILASLAGTATLLAGGCDRQSKDAAQPAPSQETSDTPAASATAAPAPAVTGTLDRSHKGEPLPQITLVDVSGHKLDLPSLKGKPVLVNLWATWCAPCVAELPTLDTLAAKADYPVKILPISQNMGQPDKAAEILQRRKLKHIAPWTDNEGDLGFKYGGNLPETILFDSRGREVWRWSGGNDWTSPAAQKLIAEAK from the coding sequence TTGCTCTCTTCGAAATCGCTCAAGTCGCTAATCCTCGCATCGCTGGCGGGGACAGCCACGCTCCTCGCCGGGGGCTGCGATAGGCAAAGCAAGGACGCCGCGCAACCTGCACCGTCGCAGGAAACCAGCGATACGCCCGCCGCCAGCGCCACTGCCGCACCGGCGCCTGCCGTGACCGGCACGCTCGACCGCTCCCACAAGGGCGAACCGCTGCCGCAGATCACGCTGGTCGACGTCTCCGGCCACAAGCTCGACCTGCCCTCGCTGAAGGGCAAGCCGGTGCTGGTGAACCTGTGGGCGACATGGTGCGCGCCCTGCGTCGCGGAACTGCCAACGCTCGATACGCTGGCGGCGAAGGCGGACTATCCGGTGAAGATCCTGCCGATCTCGCAGAACATGGGCCAGCCCGACAAGGCGGCCGAGATCCTCCAGCGCCGCAAGCTCAAGCACATCGCGCCGTGGACCGACAACGAGGGCGATCTCGGCTTCAAGTACGGCGGCAACCTGCCCGAGACGATCCTGTTCGACAGTCGGGGCCGCGAAGTCTGGCGCTGGTCGGGCGGCAACGACTGGACCAGCCCCGCCGCCCAGAAGCTGATCGCCGAGGCGAAGTAG
- the cobU gene encoding bifunctional adenosylcobinamide kinase/adenosylcobinamide-phosphate guanylyltransferase produces the protein MSSLLVIGGARSGKSRYAQGRAEALGQEAVYIATAQAFDEEMHARIASHKADRGEGWRTVEAPLDLPQALAANDAEVLLVDCLTLWTSNLMLADRDIPEALDRLIEAINAARGTVILVTNEVGLGIVPDNALARRFRDAAGIVNQRVAACVEEVQFLCAGLNLRMK, from the coding sequence ATGAGCAGCCTGCTGGTGATCGGCGGCGCGCGCTCGGGCAAGAGCCGCTATGCGCAAGGGCGGGCCGAGGCGCTCGGGCAAGAGGCGGTCTATATCGCCACCGCACAGGCCTTCGACGAGGAGATGCACGCGCGGATCGCCAGCCATAAAGCGGATCGCGGCGAGGGGTGGCGAACGGTGGAAGCTCCGCTCGACCTGCCGCAGGCCCTGGCGGCGAACGATGCCGAGGTGCTGCTGGTCGATTGTCTGACGCTGTGGACCAGCAACCTGATGCTGGCCGACCGCGATATTCCCGAGGCGCTCGACCGACTGATCGAGGCGATAAATGCCGCGCGCGGCACGGTGATCCTCGTCACCAACGAGGTCGGGCTGGGGATCGTGCCCGACAATGCGCTGGCCCGCCGCTTTCGCGATGCGGCGGGGATCGTCAACCAGCGCGTCGCCGCGTGCGTGGAAGAGGTCCAGTTCCTGTGCGCCGGGCTGAACCTCAGGATGAAATGA
- a CDS encoding cobyric acid synthase, with protein sequence MGALMLQGTGSDVGKSVLVAGLCRAFANRGLAVRPFKPQNMSNNAAVTIDGGEIGRAQALQALACRVEPHTDMNPVLLKPQADHTSQLVVQGQVRGTIGGGNFREARAALLPQVLESWERLRAQSDVVVVEGAGAAAEINLRAGDIANMGFARAAKVPVVLVGDIDRGGVIASLVGTRTVLDPDDAAMIQGFLINKFRGTPSLFADGYAQIEALSGWRGYGVIPWLAAAVRLPSEDAVVLEKPDSSRRAALRIACPILPRIANFDDLDPLKAESGVELVMVPPGRPIPLDCDLVILPGSKATLADMAAVREQGWHIDILAHHRRGGRVLGICGGYQMLGRVIRDPRGIEGPPGEIAGLGLLDVETELTSGKTLLRVTGSAMGQTFEGFEMHMGETSGQDCTRPFATLDGTRADGAMSADGLVIGTYVHGAFASTGLRTALLKSFGVASDRRSHASTVDAALDEIAVELERHVDVGGLMRMALGRER encoded by the coding sequence ATGGGCGCCTTGATGTTGCAGGGCACGGGCTCGGACGTGGGCAAGTCGGTGCTGGTGGCGGGGCTGTGCCGGGCCTTTGCCAATCGCGGTCTGGCGGTGCGCCCGTTCAAGCCGCAGAACATGTCGAACAATGCCGCCGTCACCATCGACGGTGGCGAGATCGGCCGGGCGCAGGCGCTTCAGGCGCTGGCCTGCCGCGTCGAGCCGCATACCGACATGAACCCGGTGCTGCTGAAGCCGCAGGCCGATCACACCTCGCAACTGGTGGTGCAGGGTCAGGTGCGCGGGACCATCGGCGGCGGCAATTTCCGCGAGGCGCGCGCGGCGCTGCTGCCGCAAGTGCTGGAAAGCTGGGAGCGGCTGCGCGCGCAGTCGGACGTGGTCGTCGTCGAAGGTGCGGGCGCAGCGGCGGAAATCAACCTGCGCGCGGGAGACATTGCGAACATGGGCTTTGCGCGCGCTGCGAAAGTGCCCGTCGTGCTGGTCGGCGATATCGACCGGGGCGGGGTGATCGCCTCGCTGGTGGGGACGCGCACGGTGCTTGACCCGGACGACGCGGCGATGATCCAGGGCTTTCTCATCAACAAGTTCCGCGGCACACCCAGCCTGTTCGCGGACGGCTATGCGCAGATCGAGGCGCTGTCGGGCTGGCGCGGCTATGGCGTGATCCCATGGCTTGCCGCTGCCGTGCGGTTGCCCAGCGAGGATGCGGTGGTGCTGGAGAAGCCCGATAGCTCGCGCCGCGCCGCGCTGCGCATCGCCTGTCCGATCCTGCCGCGCATCGCCAATTTCGACGATCTCGATCCGCTCAAGGCCGAGAGCGGCGTCGAACTGGTGATGGTGCCGCCGGGCCGGCCGATCCCGCTCGACTGCGATCTGGTGATCCTGCCGGGCTCGAAGGCGACGCTGGCCGACATGGCGGCAGTGCGCGAGCAGGGCTGGCATATCGACATTCTTGCCCACCATCGGCGCGGGGGCCGGGTGCTGGGCATCTGCGGCGGCTACCAGATGCTGGGGCGCGTCATTCGTGACCCGCGTGGGATCGAAGGGCCGCCGGGCGAAATCGCAGGGCTGGGGCTGCTCGATGTCGAGACCGAACTCACCTCCGGCAAGACCCTGCTGCGCGTGACCGGCAGCGCGATGGGGCAGACGTTCGAGGGCTTCGAGATGCATATGGGCGAGACCTCCGGGCAGGATTGCACCCGGCCTTTCGCCACGCTGGACGGTACGCGCGCGGACGGCGCGATGAGCGCGGACGGGCTTGTGATCGGCACCTATGTCCACGGGGCTTTTGCGAGCACAGGATTGCGGACGGCCCTTCTGAAGAGCTTCGGCGTCGCCTCCGACAGGCGCAGCCATGCTTCCACCGTGGATGCCGCGCTTGACGAGATCGCCGTCGAGCTGGAGCGTCATGTCGACGTTGGCGGGCTGATGCGCATGGCGCTGGGGCGCGAGCGATGA
- the cbiB gene encoding adenosylcobinamide-phosphate synthase CbiB, whose amino-acid sequence MAEPVALVALVLDAAFGWPGNIYRRIGHPVGLFACVIEAGERRWNDPERREAARRMLGVVLVVLLLGGVIGVTLAIECLLRAIWGAHAWIFIGALAWPALAQRSLYDHVRPIAISLSRGEGIGARRGVAMIVGRDVEALDAAGIARAAIESLAESFCDGIAAPLFWLLVGGLPGVWAYKAINTADSLIGHREPRWRAFGWAAARLDDVLNLIPARLGGVILCLAGGGGWRVLWRDHARHASPNAGWTEAAMAGVLGLRLAGPVSYDGALHDKPWIGDGRIEACADDVFRALRVYVRACVLLALIAAGIVWGMG is encoded by the coding sequence ATGGCTGAGCCGGTCGCGCTGGTGGCGCTGGTGCTCGATGCGGCATTCGGGTGGCCGGGGAATATCTATCGCCGGATCGGGCACCCGGTGGGTCTGTTCGCATGCGTGATAGAGGCGGGCGAGCGGCGCTGGAACGATCCCGAACGTCGCGAGGCAGCGCGGCGGATGCTGGGCGTGGTGCTGGTCGTTCTCCTGCTCGGCGGCGTGATCGGTGTTACGCTGGCGATCGAGTGCCTGCTGCGCGCGATATGGGGAGCGCATGCGTGGATCTTCATCGGGGCGCTGGCGTGGCCCGCGCTGGCGCAGCGTAGCCTCTATGACCATGTGCGGCCCATTGCGATCTCGCTGTCGCGAGGCGAGGGGATCGGCGCACGGCGAGGCGTGGCGATGATCGTCGGGCGCGATGTCGAGGCGCTGGACGCCGCCGGGATCGCCCGCGCCGCGATCGAGAGTCTGGCCGAAAGTTTCTGCGACGGAATCGCCGCGCCGCTGTTCTGGCTGCTGGTCGGCGGTCTTCCCGGCGTCTGGGCCTACAAGGCGATCAACACTGCCGACAGCCTGATCGGCCACCGCGAGCCGCGCTGGCGGGCGTTCGGCTGGGCGGCGGCGCGGCTGGACGACGTGCTCAACCTCATCCCGGCGCGGCTGGGCGGGGTGATCCTGTGCCTTGCAGGGGGCGGGGGCTGGCGCGTGCTGTGGCGCGACCACGCGCGTCATGCCTCCCCCAATGCCGGCTGGACCGAGGCGGCGATGGCAGGCGTACTGGGGCTGAGGCTGGCCGGGCCGGTGTCATACGATGGGGCGTTGCACGACAAGCCATGGATCGGCGATGGGCGGATAGAGGCTTGTGCCGACGATGTATTCCGCGCGCTGCGGGTCTATGTGCGGGCCTGCGTGCTGCTCGCGCTGATCGCGGCGGGGATTGTTTGGGGGATGGGGTAA
- the cobD gene encoding threonine-phosphate decarboxylase CobD codes for MSTRWTWHGGGLGAARAHFGEGALPWLDLSTGINPQPWPHAESLAIDWQSLPDEGALRDLERAAAEHFGCDPAHVCAVPGTEVGLRLTGDLLGQASAFHLTPTYRTHGEIVAGSREIALSEVEKADGETLILANPNNPDGRLLEPATLMAWLARRGAKGWLIVDEAFADCHEGMSLAGEVSDHRRLLVFRSFGKFFGLAGVRLGFVIGPRDVLVAMRARLGAWPVSSAAIAIGTAAYRDTAWIAATRTRLVEDAAALDRDLAKLGYEARGSCPLFRLIDCGDAQALFDHLARHAILTRPFDAEPRWLRLGLPPGAEARERLLSVLALHG; via the coding sequence ATGAGCACGCGCTGGACCTGGCATGGCGGTGGCCTCGGCGCCGCGCGTGCGCACTTCGGGGAGGGTGCGCTGCCGTGGCTCGACCTTTCGACCGGGATCAATCCGCAGCCCTGGCCGCATGCGGAAAGTCTCGCCATCGACTGGCAGAGCCTGCCCGACGAGGGTGCCTTGCGCGATCTGGAACGCGCGGCGGCGGAGCACTTCGGCTGCGATCCGGCGCATGTCTGCGCCGTGCCGGGCACCGAAGTCGGCCTGCGGCTGACGGGCGATCTGCTGGGACAGGCCTCTGCCTTTCACCTTACGCCCACCTATCGCACCCATGGCGAGATCGTGGCGGGCAGCCGTGAGATCGCGCTGTCCGAAGTCGAAAAGGCGGACGGCGAGACTTTGATCCTCGCCAATCCAAACAACCCCGACGGACGCCTGCTGGAACCTGCGACCCTGATGGCGTGGCTCGCCCGGCGCGGCGCGAAAGGCTGGCTGATCGTCGACGAGGCCTTTGCCGATTGCCACGAGGGTATGAGCCTTGCTGGAGAGGTGTCCGATCACCGCCGCCTGCTGGTGTTCCGTTCGTTCGGCAAGTTTTTCGGGCTGGCCGGAGTGCGCCTGGGCTTCGTGATCGGGCCGCGCGATGTGCTGGTGGCCATGCGCGCGCGACTGGGAGCCTGGCCGGTGTCCTCCGCCGCCATTGCCATCGGCACGGCGGCCTATCGCGACACGGCATGGATCGCCGCGACGCGCACGCGTCTGGTCGAGGATGCGGCAGCGCTGGATCGTGATCTGGCGAAGCTGGGCTATGAAGCGCGCGGCAGTTGCCCGCTGTTCCGCCTGATCGACTGCGGCGATGCGCAGGCGCTGTTCGACCATCTTGCGCGCCACGCGATCCTGACGCGCCCGTTCGATGCTGAACCACGCTGGTTGCGGCTTGGCCTCCCGCCGGGCGCAGAGGCGCGCGAACGCTTGCTGTCCGTGCTGGCGCTCCATGGCTGA
- the cobS gene encoding adenosylcobinamide-GDP ribazoletransferase → MKGLIVAIQFLTRLPTPRLPTPRLTVTSQDFAASMRWFPAAGLLVGALVAVAAWAGACLDTWTGALAGLVVWVLVTGALHLDGLGDMADASGAAHKDAERLRAVLADPHVGSFGVTAIALQLIAKLVLLHGVLDCGLGWALVLVPFAARIAPLAWTRMLAPLHEGLASRFRDAVRPHDLVLWSAALLVAAWFVPALLVGVPLAWLWARWLSRRIGGISGDGHGAGIELIETAILLGLVVQGALIA, encoded by the coding sequence ATGAAAGGCCTTATCGTCGCGATCCAGTTCCTGACGCGCCTGCCGACGCCGCGCCTGCCGACGCCGCGCCTGACCGTGACGTCACAGGATTTCGCGGCCTCGATGCGCTGGTTTCCGGCGGCGGGCTTGCTGGTGGGCGCGCTGGTCGCGGTGGCGGCCTGGGCGGGGGCTTGCCTCGATACCTGGACCGGGGCGCTGGCCGGGCTGGTCGTCTGGGTGCTTGTCACCGGGGCGCTGCATCTCGACGGGCTTGGCGACATGGCCGATGCCAGCGGTGCGGCACACAAGGACGCCGAACGACTGCGCGCGGTGCTGGCCGATCCGCATGTCGGCAGCTTCGGGGTAACGGCGATCGCCCTGCAACTGATCGCCAAGCTGGTGCTGCTGCACGGTGTGCTCGACTGCGGGCTGGGGTGGGCGCTGGTGCTCGTCCCGTTCGCCGCGCGGATCGCCCCGCTGGCGTGGACGCGCATGCTGGCGCCGTTGCACGAAGGGCTCGCCTCGCGCTTTCGCGATGCTGTGCGCCCGCACGATCTGGTGCTGTGGAGCGCCGCGCTGCTGGTCGCGGCGTGGTTCGTGCCTGCTCTGCTGGTGGGCGTGCCGTTGGCGTGGCTCTGGGCGCGCTGGCTGTCGCGCCGCATTGGAGGCATATCGGGTGACGGCCACGGCGCGGGCATCGAACTGATCGAGACGGCCATCCTGCTGGGGCTCGTCGTGCAGGGAGCGCTGATCGCATGA
- a CDS encoding histidine phosphatase family protein gives MSGFLVHLLRHGAPPMPGLLLGHRDPPVTPEGMAACLARVPDLSFAAVASSNLQRCAATAQQVAQARGLSCKTDPRWRELDFGDWDGQAPDQVDPTALAAFHADPDGSPPPQGERWSALVARVGEALAALPARDTLVVTHAGAIRAALAAQFGFAQGQLWAFDLPYASVLTLRVWEGAPRMAQIVGLIA, from the coding sequence GTGAGCGGGTTTCTCGTCCATCTGCTGCGCCATGGCGCGCCGCCGATGCCGGGCCTGCTGCTCGGCCATCGCGATCCGCCGGTGACGCCGGAGGGCATGGCCGCCTGCCTTGCGCGGGTGCCGGACCTTTCGTTCGCGGCGGTCGCCAGCTCCAACCTGCAACGGTGCGCGGCAACGGCACAGCAGGTGGCGCAGGCACGCGGCCTGTCCTGCAAGACCGATCCGCGCTGGCGCGAACTCGATTTCGGGGACTGGGACGGACAGGCTCCCGATCAGGTGGACCCGACCGCGCTGGCCGCGTTCCACGCCGATCCCGATGGCAGTCCGCCGCCGCAGGGAGAGCGCTGGTCGGCGCTGGTCGCGCGTGTCGGCGAGGCGCTGGCGGCCTTGCCTGCGCGCGATACGCTGGTCGTGACGCATGCGGGGGCGATCCGCGCGGCGCTGGCGGCGCAGTTTGGTTTCGCGCAAGGCCAGCTCTGGGCCTTCGATCTGCCTTATGCTTCGGTGTTGACGCTGCGGGTGTGGGAGGGAGCCCCTCGCATGGCGCAGATCGTGGGGCTTATCGCATGA
- the cobT gene encoding nicotinate-nucleotide--dimethylbenzimidazole phosphoribosyltransferase, with amino-acid sequence MTAFPSVAAFEAALADLPVADPGAIAAAHARQAQLTKPAGSLGRLEDIAVFLAGWQRRERPVLERGRAAIFAGNHGFVVHGVSPYPASVTAAMVENFRSGGAAINALAGAAGLELTVVPLDLDRPTADFTVDAAMTEEECLAALCAGAAVVTPDLDLLVIGEMGIGNTTAAAALCARSFGGDPAQWVGPGTGLDPEGIARKCRVVERALAFHADAPMTPFEVLRRLGGREIAAMAGAVLAARRLRIPVMLDGFITCAALAPLALAVPAITDHCLAGHCSAEPGHALLLERLGLAPLLRLDLRLGEGSGAAVAVQIVRSALAMHAGMATFAEAGVANRA; translated from the coding sequence ATGACCGCGTTCCCCTCCGTCGCCGCTTTCGAAGCCGCGCTGGCCGATCTTCCCGTTGCCGATCCGGGGGCCATCGCCGCCGCCCACGCGCGGCAGGCGCAACTGACCAAGCCTGCGGGATCGCTCGGGCGGCTGGAGGACATCGCGGTCTTCCTCGCCGGTTGGCAGCGTCGCGAGCGCCCGGTGCTCGAACGCGGACGGGCAGCGATCTTCGCAGGCAACCACGGCTTTGTCGTCCATGGCGTGAGCCCCTATCCGGCGAGCGTGACTGCCGCGATGGTCGAGAACTTCCGCAGCGGGGGCGCAGCGATCAACGCGCTGGCGGGCGCGGCAGGGCTGGAACTGACCGTGGTTCCGCTCGATCTCGATCGCCCGACGGCGGACTTCACGGTTGATGCGGCCATGACCGAGGAGGAATGTCTGGCCGCGCTTTGCGCAGGCGCCGCAGTGGTCACGCCCGATCTCGACCTGCTGGTGATCGGCGAGATGGGTATCGGCAACACCACTGCCGCCGCCGCGCTATGCGCGCGCAGCTTCGGCGGCGATCCGGCGCAATGGGTTGGGCCGGGCACCGGCCTCGATCCCGAGGGAATCGCGCGCAAGTGCCGCGTGGTGGAGCGCGCGCTGGCCTTCCATGCCGATGCGCCGATGACGCCGTTCGAGGTCCTGCGCCGCCTTGGCGGACGCGAGATCGCAGCGATGGCAGGCGCGGTGCTGGCCGCGCGACGGCTGCGCATTCCGGTGATGCTGGACGGGTTCATCACCTGCGCGGCGCTCGCCCCGCTGGCGCTTGCCGTTCCTGCCATCACCGACCACTGCCTGGCGGGGCACTGTTCTGCGGAGCCCGGACATGCACTGCTGCTGGAGCGTCTGGGCCTTGCGCCGCTGCTCCGGCTCGACCTGCGGCTAGGCGAAGGCAGCGGCGCGGCGGTGGCGGTGCAGATCGTGCGCTCGGCGCTGGCGATGCATGCGGGCATGGCGACCTTCGCCGAAGCGGGCGTGGCGAACCGGGCGTGA
- a CDS encoding DUF1636 domain-containing protein, giving the protein MLTPVEDGPAIVACNTCRHSADAREDATGLRGGAQLVAVLREVQAEDARYAGIAVQEMPCLFACTEHCTVHLRAPGKVGYVLGRFTPDREAATALLDYAAHYAESEHGRVPFKQWPQAIKGHFITRTPPQGFVVE; this is encoded by the coding sequence ATGCTGACGCCTGTCGAGGATGGACCGGCCATCGTGGCCTGCAACACCTGCCGCCACAGTGCCGACGCGCGCGAGGACGCCACGGGCCTTCGCGGCGGCGCGCAACTGGTCGCGGTGCTGCGCGAAGTGCAGGCCGAAGACGCGCGCTATGCCGGGATCGCGGTGCAGGAAATGCCCTGCCTGTTCGCCTGTACCGAGCACTGCACCGTCCACCTGCGCGCACCGGGCAAGGTCGGGTATGTGCTCGGTCGTTTCACGCCCGATCGCGAGGCGGCGACCGCGCTGCTCGACTATGCCGCGCACTATGCCGAGAGCGAGCACGGGCGTGTGCCGTTCAAGCAGTGGCCGCAGGCGATCAAGGGCCACTTCATCACCCGTACGCCTCCGCAAGGATTTGTCGTCGAATGA
- the bluB gene encoding 5,6-dimethylbenzimidazole synthase, whose amino-acid sequence MRHFSPRAVDEADMQALLGSVALAPSVGNAQPWRLVRLRSAQVRAALVAHVDAENTRAAQRYAGEARHEDYLALKLHGLREAPELLAVFCDEAPEAGHGLGIATMPEALRYSCVTAVHTMWLTARVRGIGMGWVSILRPEAVGEILDVPHDWSLIALLCVGYPLEDHDIPELERRGWQAREALAARVFER is encoded by the coding sequence GTGCGCCACTTTTCCCCGCGCGCCGTCGACGAGGCCGACATGCAGGCGCTGCTGGGCAGCGTGGCGCTGGCGCCTTCGGTTGGCAATGCACAGCCCTGGCGGCTGGTGCGCCTGCGCTCGGCACAGGTGCGCGCGGCGCTGGTTGCGCATGTCGATGCGGAGAATACGCGCGCGGCGCAGCGTTATGCCGGGGAGGCGCGACATGAGGATTACCTCGCGCTCAAGCTGCATGGCCTGCGCGAGGCGCCTGAACTGCTCGCGGTGTTCTGTGACGAGGCGCCCGAGGCGGGGCACGGCCTTGGCATCGCGACGATGCCCGAGGCGCTGCGCTATTCCTGCGTCACTGCCGTTCACACCATGTGGCTGACCGCGCGGGTGCGCGGCATCGGCATGGGCTGGGTCTCGATCCTGCGGCCCGAGGCGGTGGGGGAGATACTGGATGTACCGCATGACTGGTCGCTGATCGCGCTGCTCTGCGTGGGCTACCCGCTGGAAGACCATGACATTCCCGAACTCGAACGCCGGGGCTGGCAGGCGCGCGAAGCGCTGGCCGCGCGGGTGTTCGAGCGATGA
- the cobO gene encoding cob(I)yrinic acid a,c-diamide adenosyltransferase yields the protein MSLDETPAVTADTEARHAEKMRKKQAARGRIMEGKTREKGLLIVHTGNGKGKTSAALGMVVRAIGHDMKVGVVQFVKGAMTTGEKAVFDAFPNNVSFQPMGEGFTWDTQDRARDIAKARTAWDEVKRLIADPDCHMVVADELNIVLRYGYLPVEEVVEVFAARSEMKHIIVTGRNAPDALIEAADLVTEMTMVKHPFRSGVKAQAGIEF from the coding sequence ATGTCGCTCGATGAAACGCCCGCAGTCACTGCGGATACCGAGGCGCGCCATGCCGAGAAGATGCGCAAGAAGCAGGCCGCGCGCGGCAGGATCATGGAAGGCAAGACCCGCGAAAAGGGCCTGCTGATCGTCCATACCGGGAACGGCAAGGGCAAGACCAGCGCGGCGCTCGGCATGGTGGTGCGCGCCATCGGGCACGACATGAAAGTGGGCGTCGTCCAGTTCGTGAAAGGCGCGATGACGACCGGCGAGAAAGCCGTCTTCGATGCCTTCCCGAACAACGTCTCGTTCCAGCCGATGGGTGAGGGCTTCACCTGGGACACGCAGGACCGCGCGCGCGACATCGCCAAGGCCCGCACCGCCTGGGACGAGGTGAAGCGGCTGATCGCCGATCCCGACTGCCACATGGTGGTGGCGGACGAGCTGAACATCGTCCTGCGCTATGGCTACCTGCCGGTCGAGGAAGTGGTGGAGGTCTTCGCCGCACGGTCGGAAATGAAGCACATTATCGTCACCGGTCGCAACGCGCCCGACGCGCTGATCGAGGCGGCGGATCTCGTCACCGAGATGACCATGGTCAAGCACCCGTTCCGCTCCGGCGTGAAGGCGCAGGCGGGGATCGAGTTCTGA